The genomic interval TCTTTATCAGTCTCTGTTCAAGTTGACTGATTGTTTTGCCAGTTCAAATCTACCATTGAACCCCTGTAGTGAGTCACTGTTCTGGGTGAGCGCTCAAGTGGGGGTAGTCTCTGATCATCTTGGCTGAGCCCCTCCTAGCGTGGACCCTCCTGGCCCTATGAATGAGCTTGGGTGAGGGCCAGTGGCAGTTAGAGGAGAAGGCAGTATTCTCGGCCTGCTGTGCTACTAGGATAGAGCTTCCATGCCAAGGGTTGGAGAAAGGGAGTCCCGAATTCTAGGCTGGCCACAGGAGGGAGGAAGTCCTATGAGTTCTTGGCCGTACCTGACCTAGAGTGAAGTCTCTCTAAAGCTGAGGAAGTGAAGGGGTGGGTCCTGGTTCAAATGCCACACTCTTGCTGTTagattttcctgaaaaaaatgtttcttcacagcataaaatttatcatcttaaaccatttttaagtatatagtttaCTAGTGTTAAGCTTATTCACCTTGTACAACCAATCTCTAGAACTTTGTCATTTTGCAGAATTGAAACTACACACATTAAATGCTAACTACCTCCTACTCCCTGTCCACCACCTACCTTCtctctctgaattttatttttaattttttaatgttcatttatttctgagagagagagacagagcatgagcaggggagaggcagagagaaagggacacacagaatctgaagtaggctccaggctctgagctgttggcacagagcccgacgcagggcttgatttcatgaaccatgagatcatgacctgagccaaagtcagatgcttaacgcactgagccacccaggtgcccctgtgtctgaatttgactactctaggtacctcacataagtggactcatgcagtatttgtccttttgttacTGACTTGTTTTACCTAGCATGTCATCAAAGTTCatattatagcatgtatcagcatttcctttttaaggctgaagaatatcacattgtatataccacattctgtttatccattcatctgttgatggacactcaagttgcttccaccttttagctactgtgaacaatgctgctgtTAACATGGGTATACAAATTACTCTTTAAGACTCTGCTGTCAGTTCTTTCGGGTGTATACCCAGAAgcggaattgctagatcatgtagtaattctgtttttaattttaaggagcTGCCTTACCATTTTCCACAGcatttataccattttacatttccaccaacaatgcccAAGGGTTTCAGTTTCCATACATCTTtaccaaaccttttttttttttaatttttttataacagaCATCCTAAAAGATATGAAATGGATcccatggttttgatttgaattttccaAAAGATTCATGATTTTgagctttcttcttccttccttccttccttccttccttcctccctccctccctccctccctcccttccttcctcccttccttcctttcacgcaagggggagggatagagggagaggaagagaatcttaagcaggctccaagcctggcatggagcccaatgcagggctctatctcataatcctgagatcataacctgagtggaaatcaaaagttagacattcaatcaactgagccacccaggtgccctaagtatCCCTTGCTTGTTGGCCATTTACATATCTccttcagagaaatgtctatttaaagcttttttaaaatctgtttcagCTCAAATTTCTTTTATCCAAGATACTGGAAAGCTTCCTCTGAAGCGACAGTTTGGAAGGTAagctgttttaattttcaaagaactgTTACTGAAATGTCCACTGAATGTTATCTACTTATTCAGTATACAACCAATAAAAATTTATCTGTAATCTTCCAGTTAACAAATCTTACGTATTTGGAAACCTCTTTTAACCTTTCCTCCCAAGAtgttcttagtttattttttttcctaatattttttaaaaatatttatttttgagagagagagttggagcggggagagacagaggatccgaagtgggttctacactgacagcagcaagcctgatgcagagcttgaactcacaaactgtgagatcatgacctgagccgaagttgggcaactgactgagccactccagtgCTCATTAGCCTATGTTTAAAGCCTGCAGGAACCAGGAACTACCACAAAAGCACTGTCTTTTTTaaacttccttattttaaaagattcagaCAAATAACACCTAGATGTAGAGAGGTAAATCTGTATCTGTGCTATTCATTTTATTGCAAAATGACTGCTGGGCTGATATCAGTGATTAACACAGCAcctatatttcatttcttcttagctTATCTGTAAGATCAAATTATGTATTCAGGCatttaattattaatgttttattttactttttatcttactttagagagagagagcacagatggggaagagggcagagagagagaatcctaagcaggccccactctCAActtcagagcctgatgcagggctcagtcccacgaccctgggatcatgacctgagccaaaatcaagagtcagatgcccaactgactgagccatccaggcacccctgtacttaggcattttttaaaggtttaaaaggGCTTTTTAACTGCTCTTATTGGTTCAACTACTTGATCTATCTTGGGAGACAGGATTTGTCAGTGCTACTTACTACAGTGACTAGTACTATCTTTCATTCATTATGACCATATTTAACCTTATCATTGATTCATGTTGAcaatattaaatatgaatatttagcttgacatttaatattaatatttaatagttcTCTAGTTTCCTGTAATCCAACCTACAccttatttttgtacatttagcTAATTTCCAACTTTATCACAGCTTTTCTTGTAGCTTAAATCATTGCTGTTCCTAGGTCATGTAGtaattctgtttttgattttttaaggaGCTTCCTTACCATTTTCCACAGCagttataccattttgcatttccactagcAATGCTCAGGAGTTTCAGTTTCCACATATCTTtgccaagtcttttttttttttttctatttttttataacaGACATCCTAAAGGATGTGAAATGGCatcaaatgttatttatatagGATGTATTCCTAGAAATGAAGTTGCTGGATCAATGGTCATGCACTTTTTTGAAGCCTTTGCTCTATATTGCCAGATTGCTCCTAAgaatattttgctaattttatgtCCCCTTACATTGTATAAGCATATTCTTTTCTCCTAACTCTTGACACTTCTGGGTTTTTATTacttacttggggcacctggctggctcagttggaagagcatgcaactcttaatcatgagattgtgtgtttgagccccatgttagatgtaaagattacttaaataaataaaagataggtaggtaggtaggtaggtagatagatagatggtcTTGGCCTGTCTTAAAGATTATAGTACtagttcattattttaatttcattttttaaaattattgattagGTTGAACAATTTGTTTACTTACCATTTGTACTTTTTTTATGTAAGTCGTCCGTGTTTTATACccatttttctattctgtattttctttttaatttgtaagaaCTCTTTACAAGTTTTTGTATTATAAGTTGTAATGATTTATTCACATTTTGTCATttacctttgtatttttgtttatatcatGAAATAAGCTAAAGGGCCTGGCTAAACAGTGAGCACAGTGAAAGTAGATGAAAAACTAGAGATGGCTTCATAATCATCACACACACATGGTGTAATTTAAAGGCATCCCCTTATTTGGTTATTATTGATGCCTGCATTATGAATCTGGCAGGTTGAAAATGGAAGCCCTGATGGACAGGGAGCATGGAATGATAGACCCTGACAGTGGAGATGAAGCCCCGCTTCCTGGAAGGCAGCCTGCAGAGGAAGCTCTGGGTGAACCCACTCAAACCACTGAAACTGAAACATGCTGTCTTCCTTTGAGTCAGAATAGTGGGAGTGAACTGCCTGCCAGCCAGCCTCAGGCCTTTTCAGCGCAGGGAGACCTGGAAGATGAAGAGATGATCATAGAAGACTATGAAAGCGATGGGACATAGAAACCAGCCTGCCAATCATATTGCTACTTGGcagattcattttccttttattcagtGGTACCTGAACAGAGATAATATGCTTTTCAAGTGAATGACAGTTCAATTCTTCACCCTCGTAGTATTTCAGCACAAGAAACTGACTTCTCTGTCATTTTGAAGTAAACAGAAGATCAAGCTTCAAATAAtaccttaattttgttttctctagtaTTTATTGAGTCTTGTGAGTGGTGCTGGGAGTAGGTCAGTGTGTATGAAGTGTGTTTGAACATTATGCCAAATATCAAACAATGTGAAGGAATGATTCTGAATATTAAAACTTGATGGGGCtgtaaatacaaattataaaagtttAGTATGCAATGATGAGTGTAAATAAACTTTGTGCCTTATCCACAGTTTCTCTATGGTCTCTAACTTCTCAAATACCATTTTTATATGCTGTACACTggactattttagatactttaTGGAAAGtaatttatatcaaaattaaaatgttgaatttcTTTTCGTTTCCTCTTTTAGTATTTCCTAACATGTATTGTCGGCAAGGTATAATTGGGCATAATACATGAATCTCCTTTATCCATTGTTAACACTTTTCAGAAAAGTAAGAGAACCTTGCAAAGAGAACTCTGGAGGGCGGTGAATCTCACCTTCACTACCTTTCCAAGCcatgtatgcgcatgcgcggcgCGGGTTTGTAACAGCAGCTCTGAGGTGCGGGGGCGGTCCCCGACCCTCCCCGGCTCCTAGCCGGAGTCCGGTCCCGACAAAGCCGGGCGGGGCAAACGTGGCTCGGCTCCGCCCCGGGAGCTGAGCCTGGTTTCGGCGCCGCGGGCGGTGAGCGCGCTCTTCCCGGCGGCCGCGCAGGTGAGGGGGCGCGAGGGGTGGGGCCTACGTGATCCGGCCGTGGGCGGGGAGGGCCCGGCGGCCCCCGGCAGGTGCGCGGGTCGGGAGGGCGAGGCCGTGGGCTCTCAGCGCGCTCCTGGTCCTGCTGCGCTCTCCATTCAGCCCCGCCATAACCTTCGGCCGAGACCAGACGGCGGCGCGGAGAGAGGTAAGGGCCACGGGGAGAGCGGGGCCAGCGCGTCAGGAGGGCCCCTCAACTAGCGCGCTTTCATCCAAGTGACACAGGTGCGCCGCGAGACGCGCCCCGCCGGCCGCGAAGGCGCCGCCCTTCCCTGGCGCGGGGATCCTCCTATCCTGATATCCTGACCGGGGCACCAACTTAGTTCCGGCCGCTTTGGGGCGTCATCTCGGAAGACTGAGAATGGGTTCTCCCTAGGACGCGAGGCAGGAGCGCTCCCTGGGGTAGTTCCCTGGGGTGGGCAGAGCCGAAGACTGAACGGGATTCTGGGACCGGACGCGAAACGGCAGGCTCGAGAGAGACCCCAGCGAAGATGCTGGGTGTCCCATGGCACTCACGCGTGGGTTAAAACCCTCAGGGAGCTTTCCCAACCCCTAGGAAGAGCAGAAACATCTCTTGGGCCCAGCAAAACTTTAAAGCTGGCTAAAGCGATCATTCTGTTTTTGGAGAGGCTACCGAGTTCGGTTGCCGTGTCACTTTCCTGGGGGAAACCATTTCTCCTCCCACCGATGTGGCGTTCAGAGCTGTGAGTTCCAACAGAATGGAGTCAGGGTCCAGGGGCTTGACCAAAACAAACACCCACTGTGCCTCAGTATGCTGAATCCAAGTGGGCTCTCAGTGACACCCTGAACCATACAGGAGGGGTAGCCAGATAACTAACGTGATAAAATACCGCTGACCATTCCCTTCTAAAATCACGTGTTATGTTAATTGCATGATTCttcaaatttattgtttttgtattttatttaaacgTGAATAAGATAGTCTAATTCAAATGAGCCATTTTGCATTGATGAAGATAAGGTAAACCCATTACAATgaagcacactttttttttacctGTGTGTTAAATTAAGCAAGGATGTCCTTTACATGGATATGTATCAGGGGCCCATGGATGGCTtggtgggttgagcgtctgactcttgatttccgctcaggtcatgatcaggttgtagggtgggatccagccccgtatAGGGCTCCAcgctcactgtggagcctgcttaattttgtctctttctgcccttcccccgcttgcgcgcgcgcgcgctctctctctctctctctctctctctcgcaataaataaaactttaaaaactatttaaaaatgtaaacaaggttaagaaaaaaatttttttctatgtttttagaCACAGATGAGCTAAATGACAGGGACAAAAATAATCCTTAATTGATGTCATTTATAGAGCTGCCACTTTGGGCACCATGCTGGGACTTTCAGAGTTAATTCTCTAAAATTGGAGTACcccagggatgtctgggtggctcagttggttaaccatcagacttgcgctcaggtcataatctcactgatGGTGGGTTAAGCTTcacctcaggttctgtgctgacagcccagagcctggagcctgtttcagattctgtgtctgcctctttctctctctctctgcccctcccctgctcatgccctgtctctctctctctcctactctccctctctctcactctcaaaaataaacaaacattaaaaaaaattttttttaagggttgtattcatttttcagagaccttgcatgagagggggaggggcagagagagagggagacaaagagtccgaaacaagctccaggctccaggctctaggctgtctgcacagggcttgaactacaaactgtgagatcatgacctgagctgaagtcggacgctcaaccgactgagccacccaggcacccctaaaaaaattttgtttaattggaGTGCCTCACTAAAAGATCCAGAAATTTAGAACTCTCCATTTTCACCTATTCCTTGGGTGATTGTATCTAATCTATGGTATTACttacttttctgtgtgtgtactGCCTACTGGATGTAtctgcctggatttttttttttttttttacatttttttaatgtttttatttatttttgagagagagagaggggcagggggagaggcagagagtgaggaagacagaggatctgaagcaggctctgtgctgatagcacagagggactggaacccacaaaccctgagatcatgacgtgagctgaagtcagaagcttaaccgactgagtcacccaggcgcccctctctaccTGGATTTCTAATGGGTATCTTCAAACTCTTCAGACTGCTTATACCCAGGGCTAAACTGGAGGGGGTGGAGAAATGTTGCGTATGAAATGATCTCGtgtctgagatttgcttcaaagCAATCTATTGGCAGAAGGAATAAGTAGGAGGTATAGAAGAAAGAAGATTGGTCATAAATTGATAATTATTGAAGCTGGTTGATGGATACATAAGGGTTCATAATGctattctttccactttttattatgtttgaatgtttctataggaaaaaaaattaattccctgtatttaaaaatctgacttCTTTTTATCTCCATTGTTATCACCGTGGTCCTTTAGACTAAATCTGTTGCCTCTTAGCCATTCTCCCTGTTTTCTCCCTTGTCTCCTGGAGCGTACCCTTAACATAGCATCCAGAGTGATCCTATTAAAACAAGTcagatcctggggcacctgggtggctcagtgagttgagcatccgactttggctcaggtcatgatctcacagtctgtgagttcgagccccgcgtcgggctctgtgctgacagctcagagcctggagcctgcttcagattctgtgtctccctctctctctgcccctcccctgctcacactctgtgtctctttctctctcaaaaataaaaattaaaaaaataaaataagtcagatcCTGTCGCTTCTCTACTCAAAATGCTCCATTGGCTTTTCATCTCACTTCCAATAATAGCCAGAATTCTTTCCAATGGTTTTCAAGACCCTAGTGATTCAAATGGACTTAATTCTACTACTTACCCTCTCCTCTCTGTTACTACTTGCTGCCCCATTGTCCTCCATGACTTAATAGTTCTTGAACTTGCTGAGCACTCCCACCTCAAGGCTTTTGCAGTGGCTGGACCTCCTGCAGCCTGGACCTTTTCCCCTGATAACCTGTCTGGCTTCCTCTTTCACATCCTTCATTTGTATATTCAGATGTCATATTTTCTATGGAGACTTCCAGTGTCGTTCTATTTAGAATTATAATATCCTGCCCACAAAGTACCTTCTCACCATTCTTAATTCCTTAGTGTCTGATCAGATGTCTTTCACTTCCCTTATCTATCATCTTTTATCCCTTCATTGAGATTTAatttccatgaaggcagggatttcagttggttttgttcactgatacACTTTCAGtgtgcctggtacatggtagatgtttggcaaatatttgttgaatgataggtctccattttacaaaataaaataaaacaaagccttagtggaaccctgggtggctcactcagttaagcgtcctgctcttggtttcagctcaggtcatgatctcacgatctgtgggTTCAATCCCTGAGTCAGcgaaaagcctgcttgggattctctctccctctctctctcagtcccttccTGGCTatcgcttgctctctttctctctctcaaaataaatttaaaaaataaacttaagaaaacaaaacaaaacacagccttagggggtgcctgggtggctcagttagttaaacgtctgactcttgatttcggctcaggtcactatctcatggtttgtgaaatcaagccccacatcaggctcccaagctgacggtgtggagcctgctgaaattctctctctctccctctctctctctgtcactcccctgctcattgcttctctctctctctctctctctctcaaaataaataaagaaactttaaaaaaaaaaaaaaaaaagctggggcacctgggtggctcagttggttaagcatctgactttggctcaggtcatgatctcgcggttcatgaattcgGACCCCACGTTGCGATCTGTGagcagcctggaacctgcttcagattctgtgtctccctctctctctctgctcatgctctgtctctctctctctctctctctctctctctcttaaaaataaacattagggggaaaaaaagccttaGGAATTTCTAAATGGTTCAACACCATAAAGGCAggattcttcatttaaaatttaagaccTTCATGGTACCAAGTACAATGCTATATGGCCGGTGAGTCTTTAGCAAATACTTGCTTTATGAGGGAGATACTTGCTTTAGCAAATACTTGCTTCATGAGCAATATGAGGGAGAAATTCATTGTGCCTTAAACCTAGTATTTACATTAGCAGAAAGTGTCCTCCTATTTTTATACATGTCCAGGTCATTGATTGTGTGAAAGAAATCACACAGGTTTAGTGAAAGTGctttttctgtgctttattttttaggTGGCTCAAACCCCCTCTGAGATACTTTCTGAGTGTCATTATGGCAACAGCAGATCACCTTGAGGTGGCTGCACTGGAAAGAGTGACATACATGATATACATGGCTGTTCTGTGTTGTACTTTTGGGGAATCTTAAGctttggtggcttttttttttcctctgagttttcaaatttcaaaatctaaggggtgcctgagtgggtcagtcagttaagcgtccgacttcggctcaggtcatgatctcacggttcataagttcgagccccacatccggctctgggctggcagctcggagcctggagcccgcttcagattctgtttctccctctgtctacccctctctgcttgcattctgtctctcgcattgtctcaaaagtaaataaacattaaaaaaaaattttcaaaatctaaTATGAAGTGTTAATATTTTAGAGTGGAAGAAGCAAGTCCCCTACACTGACTTCCctgatttaagaaagaaaggtGCTCTTCACTCCCTGTGTTTATCAAACTGCTTCTCCCAGGCCTTTCCAAAGCAGATTTGAGgtaatgaaaatgaagagaatttgCTGACTCGTCAAACTTTGGTATGCCcaaactattaaatattttgatttagaTGTTTGAAGAAAGGATTCTATTTGGGATGTGTCAGTATCCTGTATTGTTAAAATTTGGTATCCGTTATGGTGTTTACAGTCCGTTGTTCATAGGGCTCGTAAGGTAAGTTAgacttataaatgttttaattcagaactaagattttaaattttgattcccCTTAAAATCATATAGAACGATGATGATATCCCTGGCTAGTATGttacatatgtttaaaatatacctGTTCATGTTATCATTTTTACATATCATGATCGTTAGACATGATCATATTGGTTTCCTAAATATGATCATCTGCCATTAAGTGGATAAAATCAGCAtcgttgaaagaataaataactaGGCATAAGTGATAACTTTTATCTTGGCCACAGGTGTAAAAATCACAAATGTCGTCCAGTGATGGAAGATGCAAGATTCGGGACAGGCACTATGATGAGGTTCCAAGGGACTCACCCTATCAAGATGGCACCATAGGAACCCTCCAGACTCTTCATGACAGTGAGCTGGCCGTGAGCGCTGATCCCTTGCCACCACCCCCTCTCCCATTACAGCCACCATTCGGCCCAGACTTCTACTCAAGTGACACAGAGGAACCGGCCATAGCACCAGATCTCAAACCCGTAAGGCGCTTTGTCCCTGAGTCCTGGAAGAACTTCttcagagggaagagaaaggaccTGGGATGGGATAAGCCGGTGTCTGACATCAGATACATCTCCGATGGAGTGGAGTGTTCACCTCCATCCTCTCCAGCAAGACCAAACCACCGTTCACCCCCCAACTCCGACAAAGATCCTTACGGAGGGTCAGAAGGAACCTTCAGTTCCCCGAAAGAGGCTGAGGCAATGTTTCCCCACGACCCCTACGGTTCACTAGGCCGCCACACACAGACAGCCCGAACGTACAGTGAGAAGGTGGAGGAGTATAACCTGAGGTATTCCTACATGAAGTCGTGGGCAGGCCTGCTGCGAATTCTGGGTGTGGTGGAGCTGCTCTTGGGAGCTGGTGTCTTTGCCTGTGTCACGGCTTACATTTACAAGGACAGCGAGTGGTATAACTTGTTCGGATATTCACAGCCCTATGGCATGGGAGGCCTCGGTGGCCTGGGCAGTACGTATGGGGGCTATTACTACAGTGGCCCCAAAACCCCTTTTGTACTTGTGGTTGCTGGATTAGCTTGGATCGCCACCGTTATTATTCTGGTTCTTGGCATGTCCATGTATTATCGGACCATTCTTTTGGATTCTAACTGGTGGCCTCTGACCGAATTTGGAATTAACGTTGccttgtttattttgtatatggctGCAGCCATAGTCTATGTGAATGATACCAACCGAGGTGGACTCTGCTACTATCCATTATTCAATACACCGATGAATGCATTGTTCTGCCGGGTAGAAGGAGGACAGATAGCAGCGATGATCTTCCTGTTTGTCAACATGATTGTTTATCTCGTTAGTGCTTTGGTTTGCCTAAAGTTATGGAGGCACGAGGCAGCTCGGAGACATAGGGAATACATGGAACAGCAGGAGGTAAGGAACTTCATaatccttcattcatttttaatttttttcctgttatttattcCCTTGTTAAATATACATagttcttaaaacaaaaattttataaaaggctttttaagtttatgttgtttattttgagagagagagagcatgtgagtggggtaggggcagagggtgagagagagaatcccaagcagtctccctgctgtcagtgcaaaacctgacacagggcttgatctcatgaaccatgggatcatgacctgagctgaaatcaggagtgcccccccccaacctttttgttttaatgatctGAAGTTCAAAAATCCTACCTCATTGACTGACCTGCTTTGGGTGGGATCCCCCACTCTGGCGTGTCACTGTTCTAGAACATTGCAGGTAGGTACCAGATGTGTAAATACAGTATATAGTTTGTTGATTGCGTTATGTCTGTGATGCTTAAGGGGAAAACACAGCTACTGATTCTTACAACTAAGAATAAGACCATATT from Panthera uncia isolate 11264 chromosome A1 unlocalized genomic scaffold, Puncia_PCG_1.0 HiC_scaffold_17, whole genome shotgun sequence carries:
- the MARVELD2 gene encoding MARVEL domain-containing protein 2 isoform X1, whose protein sequence is MSSSDGRCKIRDRHYDEVPRDSPYQDGTIGTLQTLHDSELAVSADPLPPPPLPLQPPFGPDFYSSDTEEPAIAPDLKPVRRFVPESWKNFFRGKRKDLGWDKPVSDIRYISDGVECSPPSSPARPNHRSPPNSDKDPYGGSEGTFSSPKEAEAMFPHDPYGSLGRHTQTARTYSEKVEEYNLRYSYMKSWAGLLRILGVVELLLGAGVFACVTAYIYKDSEWYNLFGYSQPYGMGGLGGLGSTYGGYYYSGPKTPFVLVVAGLAWIATVIILVLGMSMYYRTILLDSNWWPLTEFGINVALFILYMAAAIVYVNDTNRGGLCYYPLFNTPMNALFCRVEGGQIAAMIFLFVNMIVYLVSALVCLKLWRHEAARRHREYMEQQEISEPSLPSKRKMCEMATGVDRQRDQEANFKELRPTKMKPELLSGHIPPGHIPKPIVMPDYVAKYPVIQTDDERERYKAVFQDQFSEYKELSAEVQAVLRKFDELDAVMSRLPRCSENQQEHERISRIHEEFKKKKNDPTFLEKKERCDYLKNKLSHIKQRIQEYDKVMNWNVQGYS
- the MARVELD2 gene encoding MARVEL domain-containing protein 2 isoform X2, which codes for MSSSDGRCKIRDRHYDEVPRDSPYQDGTIGTLQTLHDSELAVSADPLPPPPLPLQPPFGPDFYSSDTEEPAIAPDLKPVRRFVPESWKNFFRGKRKDLGWDKPVSDIRYISDGVECSPPSSPARPNHRSPPNSDKDPYGGSEGTFSSPKEAEAMFPHDPYGSLGRHTQTARTYSEKVEEYNLRYSYMKSWAGLLRILGVVELLLGAGVFACVTAYIYKDSEWYNLFGYSQPYGMGGLGGLGSTYGGYYYSGPKTPFVLVVAGLAWIATVIILVLGMSMYYRTILLDSNWWPLTEFGINVALFILYMAAAIVYVNDTNRGGLCYYPLFNTPMNALFCRVEGGQIAAMIFLFVNMIVYLVSALVCLKLWRHEAARRHREYMEQQECEMATGVDRQRDQEANFKELRPTKMKPELLSGHIPPGHIPKPIVMPDYVAKYPVIQTDDERERYKAVFQDQFSEYKELSAEVQAVLRKFDELDAVMSRLPRCSENQQEHERISRIHEEFKKKKNDPTFLEKKERCDYLKNKLSHIKQRIQEYDKVMNWNVQGYS